A stretch of the Elephas maximus indicus isolate mEleMax1 chromosome 3, mEleMax1 primary haplotype, whole genome shotgun sequence genome encodes the following:
- the IGSF8 gene encoding immunoglobulin superfamily member 8 isoform X3 — translation MRPPAPPAPQSPHRPPEPPQSPLLRMGALGPTLLPPPPPLLLLLLMLGSGCCAREVLVPEGPLYRVIGTAVSIFCNVTGYDGLAQQDFEWFLYRPEAPEAALGIVSTKDTRFSYAIFGPRVAAGEIQVQRLQGDAVVLKIARLQAQDAGIYECYTPSTDTQYLGSYSGKVELRALPDVLQVSAALPGPRGRQAPASPPRLTVHEGQELALGCLARTSTQKHTHLAVSFGRAVPEAPVGRATLQEVVGLRADLAVEVGAPYAERLAAGEVQLGKEGADRYRMVVGGAQADDAGTYHCTASEWIQDPDGSWAQIGEKRAVLAHVDVQTLSSQLAVAVGPGERRIGPGEPLELLCNVSGALPPPGRHAAYSVGWEMAPAGAPGPGRLVAQLDTEGVGSLGPGYEGRHIAMEKVASRTYRLRLEAARPGDAGTYRCLAKAYVRGSGARLREAASARSRPLPVHVREEGVVLEAVAWLAGGTVYRGETASLFCNISVRGGPPGLRLAANWWVERPEEGELGTAPAQLVGGMDQDGVAELGVRPGGGPVSVELVGPRSHRLRLHSLGPQDEGVYHCAPSAWVQHADYSWYQAGSARSGPVTVYPYTHALDTLFVPLLVGTGVALVTGATVLGTITCCFMKRLRKR, via the exons GAAGTGGGTGCTGTGCCCGGGAGGTGCTGGTCCCTGAGGGGCCCCTGTACCGAGTGATTGGCACAGCTGTCTCCATCTTCTGCAATGTCACCGGCTATGATGGCCTTGCCCAGCAGGACTTCGAGTGGTTCCTGTACAGGCCCGAAGCCCCGGAAGCTGCACTGGGCATTGTCAGTACCAAGGACACCCGGTTCTCCTATGCCATCTTTGGGCCCCGTGTGGCGGCTGGTGAGATTCAGGTGCAGCGTCTGCAGGGTGATGCTGTTGTGCTCAAGATTGCCCGTCTGCAGGCCCAGGATGCTGGCATTTATGAGTGCTACACACCCTCCACTGATACCCAGTACCTGGGCAGCTACAGCGGCAAGGTGGAGCTGAGAG CTCTCCCAGATGTCCTGCAGGTGTCTGCTGCCCTCCCAGGGCCCCGAGGCCGCCAGGCCCCAGCCTCACCCCCTCGCCTGACTGTGCATGAGGGCCAGGAGCTGGCCCTGGGCTGCCTGGCGCGGACGAGCACACAGAAGCACACACACCTGGCTGTGTCCTTTGGGCGAGCTGTGCCTGAGGCACCAGTAGGGCGAGCAACTCTGCAGGAGGTGGTGGGACTCCGGGCAGACTTGGCCGTGGAGGTGGGAGCTCCCTATGCTGAGCGGCTGGCTGCAGGGGAGGTGCAGCTGGGCAAGGAGGGGGCTGACCGGTACCGCATGGTGGTGGGAGGCGCCCAGGCGGACGACGCAGGCACCTACCACTGCACAGCCTCCGAGTGGATTCAGGATCCTGATGGCAGCTGGGCCCAGATTGGGGAGAAGAGGGCTGTCCTGGCCCACGTGGATGTGCAGACGTTGT CCAGCCAGCTGGCAGTGGCTGTGGGGCCTGGTGAACGTCGGATTGGCCCCGGGGAGCCCTTGGAACTGCTGTGCAATGTGTCGGGGGCACTACCCCCTCCAGGCCGTCATGCTGCCTACTCTGTGGGCTGGGAGATGGCACCTGCAGGGGCACCTGGGCCTGGCCGCCTGGTAGCTCAGCTGGACACAGAGGGTGTGGGCAGCCTAGGCCCTGGCTATGAGGGCCGGCACATTGCCATGGAGAAGGTGGCATCCAGGACCTACCGGCTACGGCTGGAGGCTGCCAGGCCTGGTGACGCGGGCACCTACCGCTGCCTTGCCAAAGCCTACGTCCGAGGGTCTGGGGCCCGGCTTCGTGAAGCAGCCAGCGCCCGCTCCCGGCCCCTCCCTGTGCACGTGCGGGAGGAAG GTGTGGTGCTGGAGGCAGTGGCATGGTTAGCAGGAGGCACAGTGTACCGGGGAGAGACTGCTTCCCTGTTCTGCAACATCTCTGTGCGGGGTGGCCCCCCAGGGCTGCGGCTGGCTGCCAACTGGTGGGTGGAGCGGCCGGAGGAAGGGGAACTGGGCACTGCCCCTGCCCAGCTGGTGGGTGGCATGGACCAGGACGGTGTGGCAGAGCTGGGGGTCCGGCCCGGAGGAGGCCCTGTCAGTGTGGAGCTGGTGGGGCCCCGAAGCCACCGGCTGAGACTGCACAGCTTGGGGCCCCAGGATGAAGGCGTGTACCACTGCGCCCCCAGCGCCTGGGTGCAGCATGCTGACTACAGCTGGTACCAGGCAGGCAGTGCCCGCTCGGGGCCAGTCACAGTCTACCCCTACACGCATG CCCTGGACACCCTGTTCGTGCCTCTGCTGGTGGGCACAGGGGTTGCCCTAGTCACCGGAGCCACCGTTCTCGGCACCATCACCTGCTGCTTCATGAAGAGACTGCGCAAACGGTGA
- the KCNJ9 gene encoding G protein-activated inward rectifier potassium channel 3 isoform X2: MAQENAAFSPGPEEPPRRRGRQRYVEKDGRCNVQQGNVRETYRYLTDLFTTLVDLQWRLSLLFFVLAYALTWLFFGAIWWLIAYGRGDLEHLEDTAWTPCVNNLNGFVAAFLFSIETETTIGYGHRVITDQCPEGIVLLLLQAILGSMVNAFMVGCMFVKISQPNKRAATLVFSSHAVVSLRDGRLCLMFRVGDLRSSHIVEASIRAKLIRSRQTLEGEFIPLHQTDLSVGFDTGDDRLFLVSPLVISHEIDAASPFWEASRRALERDDFEIVVILEGMVEATGMTCQARSSYLVDEVLWGHRFTSVLTLEDGFYEVDYASFHETFEVPTPSCSARELAEAAARLDAHLYWSIASRLDEKVEEEGSGEGSGGGAGADKEQNGCLPPPESESKV, encoded by the exons ATGGCGCAGGAGAACGCGGCCTTCTCGCCGGGGCCGGAGGAGCCGCCGCGCCGCCGCGGCCGGCAGCGCTACGTGGAGAAGGACGGCCGGTGCAACGTGCAGCAGGGCAACGTGCGCGAGACCTACCGCTACCTGACCGACCTCTTCACCACGCTGGTGGACCTGCAGTGGCGCCTCAGTCTGCTCTTCTTCGTGCTGGCCTACGCGCTCACCTGGCTCTTCTTCGGCGCCATCTGGTGGCTGATCGCCTACGGCCGCGGCGACCTGGAGCACCTGGAGGACACGGCGTGGACGCCGTGCGTCAACAACCTCAACGGCTTCGTGGCCGCCTTCCTCTTCTCCATCGAGACGGAGACCACCATCGGCTACGGGCACCGCGTCATCACCGACCAGTGCCCCGAGGGCAtcgtgctgctgctgctgcaggcCATCCTGGGCTCCATGGTGAACGCCTTCATGGTGGGCTGCATGTTCGTCAAGATCTCGCAGCCCAACAAGCGCGCCGCCACGCTCGTCTTCTCCTCGCACGCCGTGGTGTCGCTGCGCGACGGGCGCCTCTGCCTCATGTTCCGCGTGGGCGACCTGCGCTCCTCGCACATCGTCGAGGCCTCCATCCGCGCCAAGCTCATCCGCTCGCGCCAGACGCTGGAGGGCGAGTTCATCCCGCTGCACCAGACCGACCTCAGCGTGGGCTTCGACACGGGCGACGACCGCCTCTTCCTCGTCTCGCCGCTCGTCATCAGCCACGAGATCGACGCCGCCAGCCCCTTCTGGGAAGCGTCGCGCCGCGCCCTCGAGAGGGACGACTTCGAGATCGTCGTCATCCTCGAGGGCATGGTGGAAGCCACGG GAATGACATGCCAAGCTCGGAGCTCCTACCTGGTGGATGAGGTGCTATGGGGCCATCGCTTCACATCGGTGCTGACCCTGGAGGATGGCTTCTACGAGGTGGACTACGCCAGCTTCCACGAGACCTTTGAGGTGCCCACACCCTCGTGCAGTGCCCGGGAGCTGGCCGAGGCCGCAGCCCGCCTTGATGCCCATCTCTACTGGTCCATCGCCAGCCGGctggatgagaaggtggaggaggAGGGCTCAGGAGAGGGGTCGGGTGGGGGTGCCGGGGCTGACAAGGAGCAGAATGGCTGCTTGCCGCCCCCAGAGAGTGAGTCCAAAGTGTGA
- the IGSF8 gene encoding immunoglobulin superfamily member 8 isoform X2 yields the protein MGALGPTLLPPPPPLLLLLLMLGSGCCAREVLVPEGPLYRVIGTAVSIFCNVTGYDGLAQQDFEWFLYRPEAPEAALGIVSTKDTRFSYAIFGPRVAAGEIQVQRLQGDAVVLKIARLQAQDAGIYECYTPSTDTQYLGSYSGKVELRALPDVLQVSAALPGPRGRQAPASPPRLTVHEGQELALGCLARTSTQKHTHLAVSFGRAVPEAPVGRATLQEVVGLRADLAVEVGAPYAERLAAGEVQLGKEGADRYRMVVGGAQADDAGTYHCTASEWIQDPDGSWAQIGEKRAVLAHVDVQTLSSQLAVAVGPGERRIGPGEPLELLCNVSGALPPPGRHAAYSVGWEMAPAGAPGPGRLVAQLDTEGVGSLGPGYEGRHIAMEKVASRTYRLRLEAARPGDAGTYRCLAKAYVRGSGARLREAASARSRPLPVHVREEGVVLEAVAWLAGGTVYRGETASLFCNISVRGGPPGLRLAANWWVERPEEGELGTAPAQLVGGMDQDGVAELGVRPGGGPVSVELVGPRSHRLRLHSLGPQDEGVYHCAPSAWVQHADYSWYQAGSARSGPVTVYPYTHALDTLFVPLLVGTGVALVTGATVLGTITCCFMKRLRKR from the exons GAAGTGGGTGCTGTGCCCGGGAGGTGCTGGTCCCTGAGGGGCCCCTGTACCGAGTGATTGGCACAGCTGTCTCCATCTTCTGCAATGTCACCGGCTATGATGGCCTTGCCCAGCAGGACTTCGAGTGGTTCCTGTACAGGCCCGAAGCCCCGGAAGCTGCACTGGGCATTGTCAGTACCAAGGACACCCGGTTCTCCTATGCCATCTTTGGGCCCCGTGTGGCGGCTGGTGAGATTCAGGTGCAGCGTCTGCAGGGTGATGCTGTTGTGCTCAAGATTGCCCGTCTGCAGGCCCAGGATGCTGGCATTTATGAGTGCTACACACCCTCCACTGATACCCAGTACCTGGGCAGCTACAGCGGCAAGGTGGAGCTGAGAG CTCTCCCAGATGTCCTGCAGGTGTCTGCTGCCCTCCCAGGGCCCCGAGGCCGCCAGGCCCCAGCCTCACCCCCTCGCCTGACTGTGCATGAGGGCCAGGAGCTGGCCCTGGGCTGCCTGGCGCGGACGAGCACACAGAAGCACACACACCTGGCTGTGTCCTTTGGGCGAGCTGTGCCTGAGGCACCAGTAGGGCGAGCAACTCTGCAGGAGGTGGTGGGACTCCGGGCAGACTTGGCCGTGGAGGTGGGAGCTCCCTATGCTGAGCGGCTGGCTGCAGGGGAGGTGCAGCTGGGCAAGGAGGGGGCTGACCGGTACCGCATGGTGGTGGGAGGCGCCCAGGCGGACGACGCAGGCACCTACCACTGCACAGCCTCCGAGTGGATTCAGGATCCTGATGGCAGCTGGGCCCAGATTGGGGAGAAGAGGGCTGTCCTGGCCCACGTGGATGTGCAGACGTTGT CCAGCCAGCTGGCAGTGGCTGTGGGGCCTGGTGAACGTCGGATTGGCCCCGGGGAGCCCTTGGAACTGCTGTGCAATGTGTCGGGGGCACTACCCCCTCCAGGCCGTCATGCTGCCTACTCTGTGGGCTGGGAGATGGCACCTGCAGGGGCACCTGGGCCTGGCCGCCTGGTAGCTCAGCTGGACACAGAGGGTGTGGGCAGCCTAGGCCCTGGCTATGAGGGCCGGCACATTGCCATGGAGAAGGTGGCATCCAGGACCTACCGGCTACGGCTGGAGGCTGCCAGGCCTGGTGACGCGGGCACCTACCGCTGCCTTGCCAAAGCCTACGTCCGAGGGTCTGGGGCCCGGCTTCGTGAAGCAGCCAGCGCCCGCTCCCGGCCCCTCCCTGTGCACGTGCGGGAGGAAG GTGTGGTGCTGGAGGCAGTGGCATGGTTAGCAGGAGGCACAGTGTACCGGGGAGAGACTGCTTCCCTGTTCTGCAACATCTCTGTGCGGGGTGGCCCCCCAGGGCTGCGGCTGGCTGCCAACTGGTGGGTGGAGCGGCCGGAGGAAGGGGAACTGGGCACTGCCCCTGCCCAGCTGGTGGGTGGCATGGACCAGGACGGTGTGGCAGAGCTGGGGGTCCGGCCCGGAGGAGGCCCTGTCAGTGTGGAGCTGGTGGGGCCCCGAAGCCACCGGCTGAGACTGCACAGCTTGGGGCCCCAGGATGAAGGCGTGTACCACTGCGCCCCCAGCGCCTGGGTGCAGCATGCTGACTACAGCTGGTACCAGGCAGGCAGTGCCCGCTCGGGGCCAGTCACAGTCTACCCCTACACGCATG CCCTGGACACCCTGTTCGTGCCTCTGCTGGTGGGCACAGGGGTTGCCCTAGTCACCGGAGCCACCGTTCTCGGCACCATCACCTGCTGCTTCATGAAGAGACTGCGCAAACGGTGA
- the KCNJ9 gene encoding G protein-activated inward rectifier potassium channel 3 isoform X1 encodes MLSALKTSCCSATTGPGWLTWDCWGKLLQDPRRRRGAAGGAPRGGSPGPQRAPSARDARPDAAAMAQENAAFSPGPEEPPRRRGRQRYVEKDGRCNVQQGNVRETYRYLTDLFTTLVDLQWRLSLLFFVLAYALTWLFFGAIWWLIAYGRGDLEHLEDTAWTPCVNNLNGFVAAFLFSIETETTIGYGHRVITDQCPEGIVLLLLQAILGSMVNAFMVGCMFVKISQPNKRAATLVFSSHAVVSLRDGRLCLMFRVGDLRSSHIVEASIRAKLIRSRQTLEGEFIPLHQTDLSVGFDTGDDRLFLVSPLVISHEIDAASPFWEASRRALERDDFEIVVILEGMVEATGMTCQARSSYLVDEVLWGHRFTSVLTLEDGFYEVDYASFHETFEVPTPSCSARELAEAAARLDAHLYWSIASRLDEKVEEEGSGEGSGGGAGADKEQNGCLPPPESESKV; translated from the exons ATGCTATCTGCCCTCAAGACTTCCTGCTGTTCTGCTACTACAGGCCCTGGATGGCTCACCTGGGATTGCTGGGGGAAG CTCCTCCAGGACCCCCGGCGCCGCCGAGGCGCCGCGGGAGGGGCCCCGCGTGGCGGCAGCCCGGGCCCCCAGCGCGCCCCCAGCGCCCGCGACGCTCGCCCTGACGCGGCCGCCATGGCGCAGGAGAACGCGGCCTTCTCGCCGGGGCCGGAGGAGCCGCCGCGCCGCCGCGGCCGGCAGCGCTACGTGGAGAAGGACGGCCGGTGCAACGTGCAGCAGGGCAACGTGCGCGAGACCTACCGCTACCTGACCGACCTCTTCACCACGCTGGTGGACCTGCAGTGGCGCCTCAGTCTGCTCTTCTTCGTGCTGGCCTACGCGCTCACCTGGCTCTTCTTCGGCGCCATCTGGTGGCTGATCGCCTACGGCCGCGGCGACCTGGAGCACCTGGAGGACACGGCGTGGACGCCGTGCGTCAACAACCTCAACGGCTTCGTGGCCGCCTTCCTCTTCTCCATCGAGACGGAGACCACCATCGGCTACGGGCACCGCGTCATCACCGACCAGTGCCCCGAGGGCAtcgtgctgctgctgctgcaggcCATCCTGGGCTCCATGGTGAACGCCTTCATGGTGGGCTGCATGTTCGTCAAGATCTCGCAGCCCAACAAGCGCGCCGCCACGCTCGTCTTCTCCTCGCACGCCGTGGTGTCGCTGCGCGACGGGCGCCTCTGCCTCATGTTCCGCGTGGGCGACCTGCGCTCCTCGCACATCGTCGAGGCCTCCATCCGCGCCAAGCTCATCCGCTCGCGCCAGACGCTGGAGGGCGAGTTCATCCCGCTGCACCAGACCGACCTCAGCGTGGGCTTCGACACGGGCGACGACCGCCTCTTCCTCGTCTCGCCGCTCGTCATCAGCCACGAGATCGACGCCGCCAGCCCCTTCTGGGAAGCGTCGCGCCGCGCCCTCGAGAGGGACGACTTCGAGATCGTCGTCATCCTCGAGGGCATGGTGGAAGCCACGG GAATGACATGCCAAGCTCGGAGCTCCTACCTGGTGGATGAGGTGCTATGGGGCCATCGCTTCACATCGGTGCTGACCCTGGAGGATGGCTTCTACGAGGTGGACTACGCCAGCTTCCACGAGACCTTTGAGGTGCCCACACCCTCGTGCAGTGCCCGGGAGCTGGCCGAGGCCGCAGCCCGCCTTGATGCCCATCTCTACTGGTCCATCGCCAGCCGGctggatgagaaggtggaggaggAGGGCTCAGGAGAGGGGTCGGGTGGGGGTGCCGGGGCTGACAAGGAGCAGAATGGCTGCTTGCCGCCCCCAGAGAGTGAGTCCAAAGTGTGA